The following are from one region of the Propionispora vibrioides genome:
- a CDS encoding cob(I)yrinic acid a,c-diamide adenosyltransferase — protein sequence MTGYVQVYTGNGKGKTTAAIGLSIRALGAGLKVMFLQFMKSLAYSEQKILTGFEPNLHLKTVGKPFFIAVEGMLTEEELAKWQDKVVVFPPGKPPEEYLALIATGMSEAKQAVQSGEYDLVVLDEINCALHFGLISWEAVHELITAKAPNTELVLTGRGASQELIECADLVTEMKEVKHYYATQGLEARLGIEN from the coding sequence ATGACGGGATATGTTCAGGTCTATACTGGAAACGGCAAGGGAAAAACTACTGCAGCAATTGGGCTCTCTATCAGAGCGCTGGGCGCTGGACTTAAGGTCATGTTTTTGCAATTCATGAAATCCCTGGCCTATAGTGAACAAAAGATATTAACCGGCTTTGAGCCTAATCTCCACCTTAAAACAGTAGGAAAACCGTTTTTTATTGCCGTGGAAGGAATGCTGACAGAAGAAGAGCTGGCAAAGTGGCAGGATAAAGTTGTCGTGTTTCCGCCCGGTAAGCCTCCCGAGGAGTATCTGGCTTTGATTGCAACAGGCATGAGTGAAGCAAAGCAGGCAGTTCAAAGTGGTGAATATGACTTGGTAGTGTTGGATGAGATTAATTGTGCCCTTCATTTTGGATTAATTTCCTGGGAAGCGGTGCATGAACTTATTACTGCAAAGGCACCTAATACAGAACTTGTTTTGACCGGACGTGGTGCCAGTCAGGAGTTGATAGAATGCGCCGATCTGGTGACAGAGATGAAAGAAGTTAAGCATTATTATGCGACACAAGGATTGGAGGCACGTCTGGGTATTGAAAATTGA
- a CDS encoding DUF512 domain-containing protein, giving the protein MMNNKIAKIINESIAEELELEVGDKLISINGTEIKDIIDYKFLMADDYIEVEIEKTNGEIWTLEVEKDYQEDLGIEFESGIMDEARSCHNKCLFCFIDQLPKGMRKTLYFKDDDSRLSFLQGNFVTLTNMSDKDLERIIQYRISPINVSVHTTNAELRKKMLNNRFAGNIYDRLGKLADAGITMNCQIVLCPGYNNGEELIKTVNDLFKLYPSVENVAAVPVGVTKFRKNMREITLYNAESAKAELDNVSTFQQKALLEAETPFIRLADEFYVLSGTEIPATEFYGDFDQIEDGIGMIRFFRDSITKNLKKLNQKGKGSFSFITGVSAYNEIVWAAKAIEQRNDRVKINVHKVANDFFGQTITVAGLLTGQDIMKQIQQDQVLDYIIMPKNMFKSDENMMLDDVTAVDLEKYFNKKILICDFTGEDLIQLINEHM; this is encoded by the coding sequence ATGATGAATAATAAAATAGCAAAGATTATAAATGAAAGTATTGCCGAGGAATTAGAGCTAGAAGTTGGCGATAAATTAATTAGTATAAATGGAACTGAGATTAAGGATATAATCGACTATAAGTTTTTAATGGCCGACGATTATATAGAAGTTGAAATAGAAAAGACAAATGGGGAAATTTGGACTCTTGAAGTTGAAAAAGATTATCAAGAGGATTTGGGCATTGAGTTTGAAAGTGGAATTATGGACGAGGCTCGAAGCTGTCATAATAAGTGCCTTTTTTGTTTTATTGATCAGTTGCCCAAGGGAATGCGGAAAACACTATACTTTAAAGACGATGATTCAAGATTATCCTTTCTTCAAGGGAATTTTGTCACGTTAACTAATATGTCAGATAAAGATTTAGAAAGAATTATTCAATACAGAATTAGCCCTATCAATGTTTCCGTACATACAACTAATGCGGAACTTAGAAAAAAAATGCTGAATAACAGGTTTGCAGGAAACATTTATGATAGACTTGGGAAACTGGCAGATGCAGGAATTACCATGAATTGTCAGATCGTATTATGTCCTGGCTATAATAATGGGGAAGAATTAATTAAAACAGTAAATGATTTGTTTAAATTATACCCTTCCGTGGAAAACGTAGCTGCCGTACCGGTTGGGGTTACTAAGTTTAGGAAAAATATGAGAGAAATAACCTTGTATAATGCTGAAAGTGCTAAAGCAGAACTTGATAATGTTAGTACGTTTCAGCAAAAGGCTCTGCTGGAAGCTGAAACTCCTTTTATTCGATTGGCGGATGAGTTTTATGTACTTTCGGGAACTGAAATTCCGGCGACCGAATTTTATGGAGATTTTGACCAAATTGAAGATGGTATTGGAATGATCCGTTTTTTTAGAGATAGTATCACTAAAAATCTAAAAAAGCTTAACCAGAAAGGTAAAGGTTCATTCAGTTTCATTACAGGTGTTTCGGCCTATAATGAAATAGTATGGGCTGCAAAAGCGATTGAGCAAAGAAATGACAGAGTCAAAATTAATGTTCATAAAGTTGCAAATGATTTTTTTGGACAAACCATTACCGTGGCTGGACTATTGACTGGGCAGGATATTATGAAACAGATACAGCAGGATCAGGTTTTAGACTATATAATAATGCCGAAGAATATGTTTAAGAGTGACGAAAATATGATGTTAGATGATGTTACTGCTGTTGATTTGGAAAAATACTTTAATAAAAAGATTTTAATCTGTGATTTTACGGGGGAAGACCTGATTCAACTCATTAATGAGCACATGTAG